From the genome of Acidaminococcus sp.:
TGAAAGTTGCCTGTCCCCTGGTCATTATGTTTCATCGATCTGCCGATTATATTATGACTAACCTGACTCCGGAAAATAAAGAGGCCCTTGAACAAGCATCTTGTGTGCAAGTGCTGATGCCGGCTGATATTGACCGGGTAAAAGCAAAAGTACACTGCCGCCGTCTGATTCGGATTCCAAACGCCGTTCGGAGCTTAGGGATGCGCAGCTTACTCGAAAATAAACAGATTATCCATGTGGGCCGTTTTGACAGGCGGCAAAAGCGGCAGCATCTCCTCATTGAAGCCTTTCACCAGCTGCAGCCGGAATTTGCAGACTGGAAAGTGGATTTCTGGGGAGAAGGGGATGTGAACCAAGACCCTTATGCGAAATATTGTCATGATCTTGTCCTCAAGTATGGAATGGACAAGCAAATTACGTTTTGTGGTACCGGCAGTCAAATCCCGGCAAAAATGAAAGACGCTTCTATCTTTGCTTTTCCCAGCTCGAATGAAGGGATGAGTCTTGCCCTGGCGGAAGCGATGGAAGTGGGACTTCCCGTTGTTGCGTATAAAAACTGTAAT
Proteins encoded in this window:
- a CDS encoding glycosyltransferase, giving the protein MANELAKRHHEVSALALTKTQGKTFYTMSPQVHFINLNYSSETHKSLHQKFCRAFHFGKTARHRYDQQVQDPLWAAKIKPVIEKVQPDVIIAYTLDLARILLLSVKVACPLVIMFHRSADYIMTNLTPENKEALEQASCVQVLMPADIDRVKAKVHCRRLIRIPNAVRSLGMRSLLENKQIIHVGRFDRRQKRQHLLIEAFHQLQPEFADWKVDFWGEGDVNQDPYAKYCHDLVLKYGMDKQITFCGTGSQIPAKMKDASIFAFPSSNEGMSLALAEAMEVGLPVVAYKNCNSVNEMIQDGSNGFLCDDGVEPFAEALRQLMSDKELRRKFGAKAHESVRPYRPETVWNQWESLLHEITGK